The genomic region GCTTTGCTGCATCTTGTCCCCAGCCAACGGCTCACACGGCACTTGACTTATACATTCAAGTAAGGTTGTCTATGCAAGTCTTCACAACTTACACTTCAGAAGCGCCTGTGTGTCAGACTTGTGGTCGAGATAACACCAGACATCCCGCGTAGGGCCACAACCTTGGAACATCAGTTCTCATGTCTGAGTCTGAAGCCTCGCTCTGGAAGTTATTAGCACGCTTGAAGCACAAAATGCCAGGCAAAAGCCCCCCAAAGGGAAACCCATGATGACAGGAAAACATTTGGGAGATGTGACACCCAAGTACTCATGAGAATTAGGTGACGCCAGCGTCGTTCTGACTTACAGCCATTGAACTGTCATGTTGAGGTTGTCATGAAATCTGGGTTCCAGGTTTATACGTCTTCTTTTCTGAACTGGGCTGACTGAACAAATCCCGTCTGCCTGCACGTGCCGGGAAAGACTCAAAGTTTCTTCTGGATGGCTTCTACATTAAGTTTGGTTCACGACTCGGATGTGGAAATTTGGGCTTGCAGAGTCTGTAAACTTTGAAAGAACAACTTTGTAAACAGTCACTTCCTTTATATAAACCTCGATCTTGCCATTCTCTCTCTATCGAATCGTCTCCTGCTCCACATCCAACAAGGGAACCGATATCTGATCAAGTGTTTCGACCCTACACGCACACACAATAAATAGGGCGCGACTAACACAGCATCCTCCGACATCAATCCATCGCCATAGTTCAATCGCAACTGCGAACCTTGGTTCGCATGAGCGTTACGCTGCGGGAACCAGATTCAAGCTCCACAAACATCGCGCCCCTGAGCCGTTTTGCTCGATTACAGGGGACTACTCCCCAGGCGCGAAATATGTCGAGGCTCTGGCCGCCCAGACGATGACGAATTTACTTTCAAGGGCCGTGTCAACTTTGTCCTTCACAACCCCCCGTTGGTAACCGAACCCCCCCCCAGACTCCTGGTGAGGCCGTCATGACCATCACCGGCGACCTGAGCACCCGCGACTTCAAAAATGTCGAGCGTAAAGGAGGCCCCCGTGTAGTCACATGCTACTCGGATGACGACCCAACAATCAAGCGCATGGCCAAAATATTCGACGCTTTGGATCACCCTTTGATGGGTGATCCAAACTGTGACCTCCGCCCCCGGGAAACATGCATCAAGTGTACGGGTTGCACAGCGCGCGCAGATCTGGACTACGCGATGGAACCAGCTGTTTATGAGGGTTATTCTGCGCCTGGGAACAAGAAATTCAAGCACATCGTTCCGACGTACCATGGCAGTTGGACGTTTGCCCTGCCGACGCATCAGGCTGTCAAGCCTcggtgggtgaggatggtgctgatggaGCATTGTGAAGGGGAAGTGATGGATAAAATCATGGGCAAACAAGTCATACCcaaggacgacgacgacgacgacgacgactacAGCGAAccaaacaccctcctcgactACGGTCAAACTCCCCCCGAAGCAGACCGTCTCTCCATCATGAAACAAATCATCGAAACCGAAATCAGGATGATGTGGAACGTCGAAATTAGCATTACACCTTGCAAATCGAGGCTCAATACGGCGAATATCTTTGTCTGCAACGACGGATCCGTCAAGTTCATCACTTTTAGAGAGGCAAAGGTGTACCGCTATCTTGACGAGACGGAGGATCACCCAAACCAGATCTATGATGGGCGGTGGGACTCAGGCGTGCCAGCGGCGGAGATGAGGCCGATGAGGTCTCCGAATGAGAGATACTGGTCTAAATGCTTCCTCGATCCTTTCGGTCGTTGGCTCCCAGAGGCCTGGGAAAAGAACGAGGAGTTGGCAAACGAGTGGTTTATTGACAAGTTCGGCTCGGAGAAGGAGTTAGAAAAGTATGAGCCGATCAAAGACGAGTGGTTCTGGGAGAGAAAGCCTATAAGGGACAAGGCGAAAAGGTGCGCAAGTGGTTGGAAGATCATGATCCGGACGAGAGGCCCTCCAAGAGAGCTCGGCATGTATAATTCAACAGGACTATTACTACTAGTTGGACGTCTTGCAacatctttcaaggcctttATACCTTATGTCAAATCTTCCCCCAGGTGAACTTCAATCATCCCCCGTAccttgccccttttcttggTGCGAGTAGGGTGTGTTCCGCATACCTCCACACATGAACCCACCTTCCGAGCAATCTCTGCAACAAATCAAGTAACAGCATCAGTGGTTTAGTGGTaaaatccatcgttgccatcgatgggccccgTGTTCGATTCACGGCTGATGCAACTCAACTTCTCTTTTGCATTTTTTCCtgcctctctctcatctACGCTCCTTCAGGGGCATTTATTTCCTcaccttctttttcttttatttcaaccacaccacaaaTCCCACCCTTGATCCCTCTTGACGACAAAACCTCACCGTCaaatcttctccccctccaaaatccccctcgcctccccccccctccaccaactcttcccctcctcccccggaTACCCAAACCGCTCCATACTCTCCCCCCGCATCTGAACCGAATACCCCGGCTGCGTAGGCGTGACATAATACCCCTTTTCAATGACACTCGGCCAGACAAAATGCTCATGCAAATGATCCACATACTCCAACACCGACTTCTGcccgctcaccaccacatagTCAATCGTCGACAAGTGCTGCGTATACTCCGGCAACCCGACCCCACCACTATGCGGCACGATTGGAACCCCAAACTTCTTcgccatcagcatcaccgcAAGAACCTCATTGACACCACCCAGCCGACAGGCGTCAATCTGGCAAACGTCTATGGCGCCCGACATGAGGAACTGCTTGAACATGACCCTGTTCTGGCACATCTCCCCCGTGGCGACCTTGATGCCGTAGGGTTTCAGCGCAGTTCTTATAGCCAGATGCCCCAGGACATCATCAGGAGAAGTCGGCTCTTCAATAAACCAAGGTTTGAAATCCGCAAGGGATTTCATGTACTCGATCGCCTCGGGCACGCTCCAGATCTGGTTGGCGTCCACCATGAGGATTTTCTCTCCCGGGGTGGGAGATGAGTCGAGGACTTGACGGGCGATGGTCAACCGTTTGATGTCTTCCTGTAGTGACCCGCCTACTTTGAGCTTGAAGTGCCTGTACCCCTGTGCGACTGTTTCCTGGAGCAATCTCCTCATTTTGGATTCGTCGTAACCAAGCCAGCCCGCGGAGGTGGTGTACGCGGGTACAGCTTCGTTTCTTTCCGCCTGGGCGATTCGTTCGGGCTTACCCTCTTGCATTGACTGCAGAAGGGAGAGGGCTTCCTCTGGGGTGATGGCGTCGATGATGTAACGGAAGTCGATGCAGGCGACGAATTCTTCTGGGGTCATGTCTGCTACTACCCTCCAGACGGGTTTGTTGAGGGTTTTGGCCCATAGATCCCACAACGCGTTGACTACCGCGCCTAGGGCGAGGTGGATGACTCCTTTTTCTGGGCCTATCCAGCGGAGCTGGGAGTCGTTGACTAGGTGCCGCCAGGTGGCGCCAAAGTTTGTGccgacgagggaggagaggggggtaTGGAGGATGCGGGGGGCGAGGTAGGAGATGGCGGCGCAGACGAGGTCGTTTCCGCGGCCGATGGTGAAGGTCTGTGATGGGGGTTAGCAATAAGGGTGGCTTacaaggggaaggggggggggagcgGACCATGCCATGGCCGGTGAGGTCGGAGTCGGTCTCGAGGATGCAGTAGGCGGCTGAGTAGTCTCCTGCCGCGTTCATGGCGTCGGAGCCGGTTTTGTCTAGGGAGGTGGGGAAGCGGACATCGCgggttgagaaggaggttatGGTTATTTCTTTGGGGGCCATCTTGGGGGGGTGTAGATTGTATCCTATATCCGGCTCTTTGAGTGTGCGGTTTTGAGCTGTGTACGAGGCTGTGAGATGGTGGCTAGGATGTAAGGTCTAAAAGAGCGTATTCTTGAAAAGTTAGAAGAAAGCCAAGTAAGCATATTCAGAAACTCAT from Podospora bellae-mahoneyi strain CBS 112042 chromosome 4, whole genome shotgun sequence harbors:
- a CDS encoding hypothetical protein (COG:S; EggNog:ENOG503P60V); amino-acid sequence: MTITGDLSTRDFKNVERKGGPRVVTCYSDDDPTIKRMAKIFDALDHPLMGDPNCDLRPRETCIKCTGCTARADLDYAMEPAVYEGYSAPGNKKFKHIVPTYHGSWTFALPTHQAVKPRWVRMVLMEHCEGEVMDKIMGKQVIPKDDDDDDDDYSEPNTLLDYGQTPPEADRLSIMKQIIETEIRMMWNVEISITPCKSRLNTANIFVCNDGSVKFITFREAKVYRYLDETEDHPNQIYDGRWDSGVPAAEMRPMRSPNERYWSKCFLDPFGRWLPEAWEKNEELANEWFIDKFGSEKELEKYEPIKDEWFWERKPIRDKAKRCASGWKIMIRTRGPPRELGMYNSTGLLLLVGRLATSFKAFIPYVKSSPR
- the LGD1 gene encoding L-galactonate dehydratase (COG:M; EggNog:ENOG503NWIZ), with the translated sequence MAPKEITITSFSTRDVRFPTSLDKTGSDAMNAAGDYSAAYCILETDSDLTGHGMTFTIGRGNDLVCAAISYLAPRILHTPLSSLVGTNFGATWRHLVNDSQLRWIGPEKGVIHLALGAVVNALWDLWAKTLNKPVWRVVADMTPEEFVACIDFRYIIDAITPEEALSLLQSMQEGKPERIAQAERNEAVPAYTTSAGWLGYDESKMRRLLQETVAQGYRHFKLKVGGSLQEDIKRLTIARQVLDSSPTPGEKILMVDANQIWSVPEAIEYMKSLADFKPWFIEEPTSPDDVLGHLAIRTALKPYGIKVATGEMCQNRVMFKQFLMSGAIDVCQIDACRLGGVNEVLAVMLMAKKFGVPIVPHSGGVGLPEYTQHLSTIDYVVVSGQKSVLEYVDHLHEHFVWPSVIEKGYYVTPTQPGYSVQMRGESMERFGGILEGEKI